A single window of Nicotiana tomentosiformis chromosome 1, ASM39032v3, whole genome shotgun sequence DNA harbors:
- the LOC104090214 gene encoding receptor like protein 22-like: MRSQMFSQLVLIQLLTICCRINEVVAANSSKCLQDQKMLLLQLRTNLTYDSEISTKLVKWNQRIDCCQWQGITCNGAGQVIGLDLTDELFSGSIHPLANLKFLSLIRLDRNNLSAPIPDFFLDLSNLTVLSLRSCNLIGQAPQKIFQVPTLQTIDLSQNEMLGGSLPEFPSNGSLQTLVLSNTGFSGSIPTSIENLSILSQVDLSLCNFKGPIPSSMVKLTKLVYLDFDRNSFTGSFPSFKLSKNLSYINSARNYLTGISSDWEGFENLEGLDLSNNSISGPIPASLFYLPSLSGLDLSNNKFSGQITELQNVTSPLTDLDLSANKLEGPIPEFFFELHDLLDLELSSNNFNGTVQLKKFTELNKLVNLDLSHNSFSVDTNISESELSLLPQLNSLMMGSCNLQNLSFLKNQSRLSMLDLSNNKLTGEIPNWLVEITDGLLRFLNLSVNQFTHFQEPYRFGRLNFLDLHSNLLTGVIPLPPRAAAYIDFSNNNFATMIPPDFGNYLVTAWFLSIANNKVIGSIPSSICNARYLEVLDLSNNTLNGTIPPCLAEKSNTLKVLNLGKNNLIGNIPREFSHNCQLQSLDLSQNYLTGELPRSLSNCTNLKLINLGNNKIRDTFPCWLRNLSNLCVLALRSNGFHGNIDCSRGSSNWTALQIIDLASNNLGGILPRNSFLELNAMTVEPAVAHSRFDHLHFESMSIRPIYYQDTVGLFLKGQNVTLEKIPVFFTSIDFSSNNFVGDIPETIGDLKSLYLLNISHNNLKGQIPPAVGNLKQLGSLDLSLNKLGGIIPEKLASLTFLSFLNLSYNELVGMIPRGSQIQTFAESSFIGNKGLCGFPLNITCKNNSAVAPSEPEFEEEKLFSMTEVYVSVMLGFVVGIGIIFLPLLFSKRWKQSYNKLIDGLILRIFQQQDQDGRTSKSISEASRKKAAGKSRGSH, encoded by the coding sequence ATGAGAAGTCAAATGTTTTCTCAGCTTGTCTTGATCCAACTACTCACCATCTGCTGTAGAATTAATGAAGTAGTGGCAGCTAATTCTAGTAAATGTCTTCAGGATCAGAAGATGTTGCTGTTGCAGCTCAGAACTAATCTTACTTATGATTCTGAAATATCCACCAAGCTGGTGAAGTGGAATCAGAGGATTGACTGCTGTCAATGGCAGGGCATCACTTGCAATGGTGCAGGTCAAGTTATCGGTCTTGACCTTACTGATGAATTGTTCTCAGGCAGTATCCATCCGTTAGCAAATCTTAAATTTCTATCTTTAATCCGTCTTGACCGGAACAATTTATCTGCTCCAATTCCAGACTTCTTTTTGGACTTATCCAATCTAACTGTCTTGAGTCTAAGATCCTGCAACTTGATAGGACAAGCACCTCAGAAGATATTCCAGGTACCAACTCTGCAGACTATTGACTTGTCACAAAATGAAATGCTTGGAGGTTCTTTACCTGAATTTCCTTCAAATGGATCTCTACAAACTCTGGTTCTAAGCAATACAGGATTCTCAGGAAGTATACCCACGTCCATTGAGAACCTTAGCATATTGTCACAAGTTGACCTTAGTTTATGTAATTTTAAAGGTCCAATTCCGTCTTCTATGGTAAAATTAACCAAACTTGTTTATCTGGATTTCGACCGGAATAGCTTCACGGGTTCATTTCCATCTTTTAAGCTGTCCAAAAACCTCAGTTATATTAACTCAGCAAGAAATTATTTGACAGGAATATCATCCGACTGGGAAGGCTTTGAGAATCTTGAAGGACTCGACTTGAGTAACAATTCTATTTCTGGGCCCATTCCAGCATCATTGTTTTACCTCCCCTCACTTTCAGGTTTAGATCTGTCCAACAACAAATTTTCTGGCCAAATAACTGAACTACAAAATGTGACTTCTCCACTAACAGATCTTGACTTGAGTGCCAACAAATTGGAAGGGCCAATACCTGAGTTTTTTTTTGAGCTGCACGATCTCTTAGATCTTGAACTTTCATCCAACAATTTCAATGGTACTGTGCAGTTGAAGAAGTTCACAGAGCTTAATAAGCTCGTAAATCTTGATCTTTCCCACAACAGTTTTTCAGTTGACACAAATATAAGTGAATCGGAACTTTCCTTGCTCCCCCAGCTGAACAGTTTAATGATGGGATCATGCAATCTGCAGAATCTCTCCTTCCTCAAGAACCAATCCAGATTGTCTATGTTAGATCTCTCAAACAACAAACTTACTGGTGAAATACCAAACTGGTTGGTGGAGATCACTGATGGACTTCTCCGTTTTCTGAATCTTTCTGTCAATCAATTCACGCATTTTCAAGAACCTTATAGATTTGGCCGTCTAAATTTCCTTGATCTGCATTCAAATCTACTCACTGGGGTTATTCCATTACCACCACGTGCAGCTGCTTATATTGACTTCTCCAACAATAATTTTGCTACTATGATACCGCCTGACTTTGGCAATTATCTTGTAACTGCTTGGTTCCTCTCAATTGCAAACAACAAAGTTATTGGCAGTATTCCTTCTTCAATCTGCAATGCGCGCTATCTTGAAGTACTTGATTTGTCTAACAATACTTTGAATGGCACAATACCGCCATGTTTAGCAGAAAAGAGCAACACGCTGAAAGTACTGAACCTGGGAAAGAACAATCTCATAGGAAATATACCTCGAGAGTTTTCTCATAATTGTCAATTACAGAGCCTTGACCTCAGTCAGAATTACTTAACAGGTGAGCTTCCTCGTTCTTTGTCCAATTGCACAAATCTTAAGCTAATAAATCTGGGAAACAACAAGATCAGGGATACCTTCCCCTGCTGGTTGAGGAACTTATCCAATTTGTGTGTACTTGCATTACGTTCCAATGGTTTCCATGGGAACATTGATTGCTCTAGAGGGAGTTCCAATTGGACAGCTCTTCAGATAATCGACCTAGCTTCCAACAATTTAGGGGGCATTCTGCCCCGAAATTCATTCTTGGAGCTAAATGCAATGACTGTTGAGCCAGCTGTAGCGCATTCACGCTTTGATCACTTGCACTTTGAGTCTATGTCTATCAGGCCAATTTACTACCAGGACACAGTCGGTCTTTTTCTTAAAGGACAAAACGTTACATTGGAAAAGATCCCTGTTTTCTTCACCTCTATTGACTTTTCAAGTAACAATTTTGTGGGGGACATACCAGAGACAATTGGAGATCTCAAATCACTTTATCTTCTCAATATTTCACACAACAATCTCAAAGGTCAAATCCCTCCAGCAGTTGGAAATTTGAAGCAATTGGGATCACTGGATCTTTCATTAAACAAGTTAGGTGGTATTATCCCAGAAAAGCTTGCTAGCCTCACATTTCTTTCCTTCTTAAATTTATCATATAATGAACTGGTAGGAATGATACCACGAGGCAGCCAAATTCAAACCTTTGCAGAAAGTTCTTTTATAGGAAACAAGGGGCTATGTGGGTTTCCGCTGAACATAACTTGCAAAAACAATTCAGCAGTGGCACCTTCAGAGCCAGAATTTGAGGAGGAGAAATTATTTTCAATGACGGAGGTTTATGTCAGCGTTATGTTAGGATTTGTTGTTGGTATTGGCATCATCTTTCTACCACTTTTATTCTCTAAAAGGTGGAAACAGTCGTACAACAAACTAATTGATGGATTGATTTTAAGGATATTTCAGCAGCAAGATCAAGACGGGAGAACTAGTAAAAGCATTAGCGAAGCATCTCGGAAGAAGGCAGCGGGGAAATCAAGAGGCAGTCATTAA